One Plutella xylostella chromosome 31, ilPluXylo3.1, whole genome shotgun sequence genomic region harbors:
- the LOC105392920 gene encoding lipase member M has translation MNYIVLSLLVLSPIKSVISGNIFEAVKDQNLPLKQNDATVNNFTQVTRKLGYETTVFEVTTEDGYISKMFRMHNPNCTEIKKKPIMLIHGLLESADAYLDLGPGAGLGYLTSDACYDVWFPNIRGNYYARAHKTLNPDTDREFWRFYGQEMAVYDIPAFIDFVLDKTGQKQLNLVTFSLSGGLFFMTTSDKPEYNDKVSLYIPLAPATRLKHSKSTLLRLLATGGSIVDTLKPVTRLGEEILYRGSGVQSLMELLCSLPNVLKGPQTVCSGFIGLLDSFHPGSISAETDSRVYFHFPAGTSLKTLSWLGQLIEKKTYQKFDYGAKKNMELYQCETAPHYDVSKMTVPTVTFHGKHDHLVDSRDMKWLLHQMPNVLEYIVVDDPLWNHLDMVHGSDAPKLVYAKIMDYLKKYE, from the coding sequence ATGAACTACATAGTACTATCGTTACTCGTGCTTAGCCCAATCAAAAGCGTCATATCCGGAAACATATTTGAAGCGGTCAAGGATCAAAACCTACCACTGAAACAGAATGACGCTACAGTCAACAATTTCACTCAAGTGACAAGAAAACTTGGCTATGAAACAACCGTATTCGAGGTCACCACGGAAGATGGGTACATCTCTAAAATGTTCAGGATGCACAACCCGAATTGCACCGAAATCAAGAAGAAACCAATCATGTTGATTCATGGACTGTTGGAGAGTGCAGATGCTTATCTGGACCTTGGACCTGGAGCCGGCCTGGGGTATCTCACGTCTGATGCCTGTTACGACGTCTGGTTCCCGAACATCAGAGGAAACTACTACGCGAGAGCTCACAAGACTTTAAACCCGGACACAGACAGGGAATTCTGGCGTTTCTACGGTCAAGAGATGGCTGTCTACGATATACCGGCTTTCATCGACTTTGTTCTTGACAAAACGGGGCAGAAACAACTGAATCTAGTCACGTTTTCACTCAGTGGAGGCCTTTTCTTTATGACCACTTCCGATAAGCCGGAATACAATGACAAGGTGAGCCTGTATATACCATTGGCTCCAGCTACTAGACTCAAGCATTCCAAGTCCACACTTCTCCGTCTACTCGCTACAGGTGGATCGATTGTGGATACTCTGAAGCCAGTCACGAGATTGGGCGAAGAAATCCTGTACAGAGGATCAGGTGTACAATCCCTTATGGAGCTGCTATGTTCTCTGCCGAACGTTTTGAAGGGTCCCCAAACAGTTTGCAGTGGCTTCATTGGTCTTCTGGACTCTTTCCACCCAGGTTCTATATCTGCGGAGACAGACAGCAGAGTTTACTTCCATTTCCCGGCTGGGACCTCTCTGAAGACACTATCTTGGCTGGGCCAGCTCATCgagaaaaaaacttaccagAAGTTCGACTATGGAGCTAAGAAGAATATGGAGCTTTATCAATGCGAGACCGCGCCGCATTATGACGTGTCTAAAATGACAGTGCCTACCGTCACGTTCCACGGGAAGCATGACCATCTGGTGGACTCCAGGGATATGAAGTGGCTGCTTCACCAGATGCCGAATGTTTTGGAGTACATAGTGGTGGATGATCCGTTGTGGAACCACTTGGATATGGTGCACGGATCAGATGCACCGAAGTTGGTATATGCGAAGATTATGGATTATTTGAAGAAATACGAGTAG